A part of Phosphitispora fastidiosa genomic DNA contains:
- a CDS encoding Hachiman antiphage defense system protein HamA → MDNIINDHPTGTHPFAVSLLSTNVTTACGVAHRKLEENGHNDVFLDFIVPALQTHHINLDALERRKDLIQSLRIANAPIPPSPYPQNTTTRKGNFAEVFLAEYLRSTTEAQIPVYRLRYNPNVEQSMKGDDVLLFDMDSEPVRIIVGEAKFRGTPTKQAVVDTIDGLVRSNKAGLPVSLMFVAERLFEEGKNDMAKKVQSCAILFATNRLQIDYVGLLMSNRNASNHVNNDTTNELHNLLMISLGIQSPETIVQQAFARLEDAV, encoded by the coding sequence TTGGATAATATCATAAATGATCATCCCACAGGAACGCACCCTTTTGCTGTTTCCCTGCTTTCCACAAATGTGACTACTGCGTGCGGTGTTGCACACAGAAAGTTAGAGGAAAACGGTCACAATGACGTTTTCCTTGATTTCATTGTGCCTGCGTTACAAACCCATCATATTAATCTTGATGCTTTAGAGCGACGAAAGGACTTGATTCAATCTCTTAGGATTGCGAATGCTCCGATTCCTCCGTCGCCTTATCCACAAAACACCACAACCCGGAAAGGAAACTTTGCAGAGGTTTTTCTTGCCGAATACCTGCGGTCAACCACCGAAGCTCAAATCCCTGTATATAGATTAAGATATAATCCAAATGTTGAGCAATCCATGAAGGGTGACGATGTACTGCTTTTCGATATGGATTCTGAACCTGTGCGGATTATTGTTGGAGAAGCAAAGTTCAGGGGAACCCCAACCAAGCAGGCCGTAGTTGATACGATTGATGGATTGGTACGTTCAAACAAGGCCGGTCTGCCTGTTTCATTGATGTTCGTCGCAGAACGGCTCTTTGAAGAAGGCAAGAATGATATGGCAAAAAAAGTTCAGAGCTGCGCCATATTATTTGCAACAAATAGACTGCAAATAGATTACGTAGGGTTGCTTATGAGCAATCGCAATGCAAGCAATCACGTTAATAACGACACTACAAACGAGCTACATAATTTGCTTATGATTTCTTTAGGGATTCAGTCGCCAGAAACGATCGTACAGCAAGCCTTTGCACGATTGGAGGATGCGGTATGA